The Bacteroidales bacterium genome contains the following window.
TCCGGCCATTTTGATTCCTTTAATTTTAGCTCCTGTTCCGGTTCCTGCTTCCACAACCTGGTTCATGCCTTCAAGAATAATATCAAAATATTTTTCATCAACATCAACCTTTTGTTTTGTGGTATATTTTTTATCCAGCGTTTTTTTGTCACCAATACCTTTTACAATATGAGGTATGTAATAATAACCTCTGTTTGCAAGTATGGCAGAAAAGTTAGCCATTTGAAGTGGTGTTGCCAGAACTTCACCTTGTCCTATCCCGATAGAAATAATTGAAAGTGCTCTCCATTTGTTATAACCGTGAAGTTTATCGTAATACTCTGCTGTAGGAAGGTTTCCGGGTAATTCGCTCCACAGGTCATCATCGAATCTTTTTCCAAAACCAAAACTTAAAGCCATATTACGCCATTTATTGAAAGCATCGCGTGTTTTTTTATAACCCGATTTTTCCAGTATGGCTTTAAAAGTATAGCTGAAATAAGAATTACATGAATGTTGTATGGATGCCGACAGATCGCATGGTGATGGATGGTTATGACATTTGATATTTATTTTTCCCATATGAAATCCTAAGCTGCATGGAAACCTTGTACCACTGGTAATGACACCCAGCTGCTGCCCGATCAATGCATTCAAAATTTTAAAAGTTGAACCCGGAGGATACTGTGCCATTAACGCCCTGTTGAATAAGGGTTTTTGTTTTATATCAAGCAGCAACTTGATGTAGTTTTGTGAACGGTCTCTTCCTGCCAATAAATTTGGATCGTAAGTAGGGCTTGAAACCAGCGCCAGTATTTCCCCTGAAGATGGTTCAATGGCAACAATACTGCCGCGTTTATTTGCCATCAGTTCTTCGCCATATGCCTGTAAATCGGCATCAATAGAGCAATACAAATCCTGTCCTGCTTTTGAAACTGTATCGAAACGCCCGTTTTGAAAACTGCCTTTCTCACGGTTGAATGCATCAACCATAATTATTTTTGCTCCTTTTTTTCCACGTAATTCTTTTTCATAACTTTTCTCAATACCGCTTATGCCAATGTAATCGCCGGATTTATAATAGCTATCTTTTTCAATCATTGCAGGACTTACTTCGCCGATGTAACCTAAAGTGTGAGCTGCTACGGATAGAGGGTATTTGCGAACAGTACGCGGCTGCACATAAAATCCTTTGAATTTATAAAGTTTCTCTTGTATGAACCCGTATGTTTCTTTGGATATCTCTCGCTCAAAAATAGAAGGAGCATACATGGAATAACTACGTGCTTTTTTTAATTGTGATTCGTATCTTTCATGTGTAATGTTTAGAAGCTTGCAAAGTTCGGCGGTATCAACATCTTCCATTCGTTGCGGAGTAACCATTAAATCATAAGTAGCTTCATTATATACTAAAATTTTCCCGTTACGATCATATACCAAACCACGTGCAGGAAATTCAGTAATGGGTCTTAAAGCATTACTGTTTGCGGATAATTTATAACTGTCATCAATTATCTGAAGATAAAAAATCCGGAGAACAAAAATAATCCCAACCATAATAAATGATCCATTTATTACGTATTTACGGTCAGAATATGTTGTTTTCATTGACATGATTAATGCGAAAAAATAAAATGCAAAATTAATGTGTTCCGTTCAACCGGCGAATTTTTAAATAATGTAATTATTAATTTTTATAAACAGTTTTTCAGAAAAGATTTCTCTGAAAAATATTTAATAAATCAGGAAGTGATGATTATCGGGATACAATGAATTTTGCTGAATTATGGGTTGCTTTATCGAATACTTTAATGAAATATATTCCGGAAATTAAATCAGAAATACTTACACTCAATTTATTATTTTCAGGTTTTATATTTTGTTTGCTTTTTATGAGTCGACCTTGTATATCGTAAACTTCAACGTTATAAATATTGCCAGGGTTGATTCCTGAAAATCCGATTTCAATATGATTTTGAAGAATATCAGAAAAAACTTTTATATGGTTTTCAATGCTTAATGGATTTTTATGAATCACATATCGGTCGATAAGAGAATCCCTGATATTGTAAAAGCTGAACACGATGCTGTCGGCATAAGGTTGTACCAGTTGAGCGCCCCAGCATTCGGTATAAATAAATTGACTTTCGGGGATTTGAGTGTATGTACTATAAAGAGCAGCTCCTCCTGTACCATTTACAAAATAAGTAATTCCTTCAGCCGACAATCTTTCATATTGATGATTATGACCGTTAATAACAACATCAGCTCCCCACGCGCCAAAAGGCCATCGCATATATGTAAGGGAAGGATGTGCCCCTGATGTGTAAGGAGGATGATGAAACACAACAATATTCCAGTTGCTGTCGGCCATTGATAATTCATTTTTTAACCATAAACCCTGAACGGATGTGTCGGCAACTCCATCTATTTCCGAAGGGTTGCTGTTTATAATATAAAATGAAACATTTCCTATTTCAACTTTATAATATCTTTCATTACCCGGATAAGTAAAGTAATCCAGGAATTGGGTAAGCCCGTTACCATTTAGAACATGATTGCCTATGCAGGAATAAAATTTGTTTACTGTTGCTGTACTTCCAAAAACACCGTTGTAAGGGAAAATGTAATCCGAATAATATTTGCCAACCATTGTGTCGATAGTGCTTCCGGCAGTCGCATCGAAAATATCACCGGTTAAAACTATTAAATCAGGATTCCAGCTTTTTACCAACATGGCAACAGAATCAACACGGACCGGTGTGTTTTCAAAATCGCCAACTACTGCAATATTCTGTGAATGCAACATGGCTGCGTTAAAAAATAAAACAGATAAAAATATTTTTTTATAAATTCGAATCATCAATTTGTTTCGCCCCATATAAAATTTTCTTTATGTATTCCTGTTAAAGATAGGATTTTGTTTATCACGGTTGTATAGCTTTCTTCAGCATTTTTTGGCAAACTATAAAACGAAGGTGATGCCGGACAAATAATTCCTCCTGCTTCAGTAATCGTTTTCATGTTATTGATATGAATAAGATTCAAAGGCATTTCGCGGGTTACAAGAATAAGGGTCTTTCTTTCTTTTAACATTACATCAGCAGCACGGGTAATTAAATCGGTTGCCATTCCTGATGCTATTTTCCCGAGCGTTCCCATAGTGCACGGACAAATAATCATTGCATCAAAGCCTGCAGAGCCTGATGCAGGTGATGCATAAAAATCATCAGGTCGAAAAATTTTAAAAGGAAGATTCTCTATTTTATCTTTTGGTAATTCATATTTCCATACTTCGCGTGCATTGTCCGAGAAAATTACTGCAATATTTTTTATCGGAAATTTTATTTCCAATAATTTTTTAAAAAGAAGTTTTGTGTATATCACTCCACTTGCACCTGTAACCGCTATGATTATTTTTTTATCAGTCATTTTTATTTCCAAAACAATAATATAAGGCAAATTGAATAACATTATTGTATTCTCCGCGATTCATAAGGTATACTGCTCCGCTGGCATGTGGGCGTATAGGTAAAATGGAATAGGAGTATCGAGTATTTATCCAAAAATTATCAGTAAAATAATAATATGCTCCGAGTTGTGAACTCAATTCAAACTTATGAAAATTGGGGATATTAGGGTCATAAGGGAATTCGCCATCCTGGTTGCCTTCTTTTGATTTTGCAAGGTATCCGAAAGCAATGCCTGCTTCCACCGAAAATTTATTTTTATGAACATAACGGATTAAGAAAGGAACTTCAAAATAATTTAAACGAAGATTGTAAATAAAGTAATCACCAATATCTGGGTTTTGGTTTTTATAACTTCCTTTCTGAATAAATTTAAGTTCCATTTGCCATAATAAGTTTTTTGTTAACCCATGATTGACAAATGCGCCCACATTCAGTCCTATTCTATGGTAACCGGCATAAGTATCCCCATCAACCTGGCTGGTGGAAAAGCCCCCAATAAGGCCGCCGTTAAAACTTTGTGCATTCATATTAATGCACATATACATGAAGATGATTAACGGTAGAAAAATTTTTTTCATTTCAGATTTCAGAAATATGTATCAGTTTTTGTTTTACGGTTTCGGGTGAAATACTTTCAATGCATTCACAATGTTTTTTCTTTCGGCATTTATTGCATTTTTTATCCTTTACAAGGAAATATGCATGTAACCCCAGCGGAGCCCAGCGCCCTGGATGTATCGGACGCATAGGAGCATATAATCCTACAGCAACTTTTCCGAGAGCTGCTGCAATATGTAATGGACCGGTACTCGCAGCCAATACACCATCAGCAGCTGCAATAAAACTAATAAATTGTGATAAGGGCATATTACCGGGTAATGCAGTTACCTTTGAGTAAGGATCTATCAAATGCAATTTTACATGTTCCTGTTCTTCCTCTGTTCCTGAAATAAATATTTTAAATTTATCTTCAGGAAGAATTTTAATTAATTCTGAATAATTTTTCATACCCCATTCTCTGGCACTGCCTTTTGATTTTGGGTGTATGATCAGATTGAATTTTTTATTATCAAGAAGAGTATAGAATTCAGGTTTTAGTTTTTCGATTTTGGTTAACCCGTAAAATTTTGGGATCTCATGCTTTTCGTAACGTTTCTTTGCCCCCAGGCTGAATAAAAGTTTTAAGTTTAACTGTGCTTCATGATGGGGCGAACTTTTACGCGATAATTTGATAATACTGTTACATGTAAGCCAGTGATAGTAACGATTTGAAGTTCCAACACGCAGAGGTATACCTGTTTTTTTTGCTAATGTGGCAATTTCTTTTCTCGGGAAAATATGCACAATAACTTCTGCTTTTACTTTTTTTAGTTCTTTAATACGTTCTTTTTCGCTTTCATGTTTTTCAATGTCATCCCATGCAATAAATTCATCGATATAAGAGCAGGAGTCAGCAATAGGTTTTGTGTAATTTCTTCCCATAAAGATAATGGTTGATTGCGGAAAGAGATGTTTTAAAACCCCTGCAACAGGGAGTGCAAGCACTACATCGCCGATGCCATCAGTGCGGCTTATCAGTATGCGTTTATAGGACATTGTTCTGGTTTGTAACAAAGATATAAATTTATTGAAATAAAATACTTTATTAAAATCAGAATTTTAAAAAGAATTATGTCTTGTCAGGTTAACAGGAATAATTAATATCAGAAGATTTCTATAACACGGATCATTAAAATGATTCCGAAAACAACAAGTAAAATACCAACAAGGTGATTGATTCGAAGCTGAATTCTTGGTCTTAAATATTTTTTTATTTTATTTCCGATAAAGCTTTTTAAAACATCAAAACCAAAAATGGTTGTAAGTGTCCCGGAAAAAAACACAATGGAATTATCTAAAAGTTTGCCGGGTTCCGATTGTGCTTTAACGGATAACATTGCCGTTAACCAGATGAATAATATAAAAGGATTGGCAATGTTTAGAAAAAAACCTTTTACAACATATTTGATATGTTTTTGATTTTTATCGGGAGTTTTATAATTGGGGCTTCTTCTTCTAAGAATATCGGGTTTTTTAAAAAAAGTATATGTACCATATATTATTAGAATAATCCCTCCGATAAAACCTATATATAATTTATTTTCTTTGGATTCATAAATTGAAGAGAGTCCCAAAAAACATAAAAGTATTAAAAATAAATCGCATGTAAGAATTCCGAGGGCCATATATATGGCGGGTTTAAAACCTCTATCGATGCCTGTTTGAATAATGGTGAAAAAAGCAGGACCAAAAGAAATAGAGATGATAAAACCCCAGATAATGCCTTCAAATAATATACGAATCATTTTAAGTTTGCGATTTTTTGTATTCAGTAAGAAAGTTTTCCCAATCTGTTAATTTTTCGTTTTTCAATACGCGTGGAAACTTATTCTGTGCACCTTCTTTTCCTTTTTGTTTCATCCAACTATAAAAAACTTCTGTTGGAACAATTTCGGCAAAAATTTCTTTTATGGCTGCAATTCTTTCCACACGATAATCGTCGTTTAATATTTTAAGGTATTCGTCTATTTTGGTTTTTACGAGATTTGCATCAATTTGGTTATCTGTTCCGATATACCATTTATGAGCAAACATACTTTCATATTTTATTCCGGCAACAGTGAACTCGCGGACTTCAATATTAAATTCGTCTTCGAGCATTTGTATTGCCCTGTTCATGTTTTCCTGCGAAAGATGCTCGCCGCAAAGACTTAAGAAATGTTTTGTCCTTCCGGTAATCACAATTTCGCTTCGTTCTTTTGAAGTGAATTTAATCGTGTCGCCAACAAGATATCGCCATGCACCGGCACAGGATGATAAAAGTAACGCGTATTCTTTACCTTCTTCTACATCTTCAATAGTAATTGCTTTTGCCGTGCTTTTTATATTATTGTCATCATCAAAATTTTCTTCATTAAAAGTAACGAATTCAAAGAACAATCCATTATCCAGAACCAATTCCATAGAACTGGTATTGGGCCTGCTCTGATATGCAATAAATCCTTCAGATGCCAGGTATGTTTCAATATAAGTTATAGGTTTGCCTAATAATTTTTCAAAGCCTTTTACGTATGGTGATAACGAAACGCCTCCATGAACGTAGATGGAGAAGTTTGGCCATATATCATGAATATTATTCAGGTTATAAGTTTGAATGATTCTTTCAAGAAGGATTTGTATCCATGCCGGAACACCGCAGATAACGCCAATGTCCCAGTTAGGCGCATTTTTTATGATTTCTTCCAGTTTGGTTGGCCAGTTACGTTCTTTCGATATTCTTTTTCCGGGTTTATAAAAATGTTGAAACCAGAATGGAATATTTCCGGCAGTGATTCCTGATAGATCGCCTTCGTAATAAGTTCCGTTGTATTGTAAATGGGTGCTTCCGCCAAGCATTAATATTCCTTTTTCAAAAAAATCATTTGAAAATTCATAGCGTGCCAGCGAAAATATTTGCCTCACGCTTGTCTTCTGAATTGCTTTAAGCATGTCACTGGTAACCGGAATATACTTGCTGGATGCTTCGGATGTTCCCGAACTTAGTGCAAAATATTTTATTCTTCCGGGCCAGCATACAAATGGTTCCCCGTTAAGCGAGCGGTACCACCATTTTCTGAAAATAAGATTATAATCACTTACGGGTACTTTTTGCTGAAATGCGGAAACAAGATTTTTTTCTTTCAATAATTCTGAAAAGTTATAATGTTCTCCAAAAGCTGTAATACTGGCTTTTCTTAATAATTTTTTTAGTGTATGCTTTTGTGCTATATGCGGCTTTGGCTTGAGCGAATCAAGCGGTATCTTGCTCCTCAGTTCAATAGCACTTTTGATAATTGATCCTAATAAAGGCATTAATCAGATTTTAGTTAAAACTATAAAAGTGTAAAATTAAAAAAAATATACTTATACACTAATAACATAACTGTTTCTTATTTAAATTCGCATATCTTATTATTTCATTAATTTATACCAACTTACTGAAAATGAAAATTAAAAAAATCATAAAAATCTTTTTTTGTATTATTCTTTTTGTATTTCTTGCAGTAATACTATATTTCGGAGGAATTATCATATATGATACTTCAAAAGATTATAAACCCGAAAGCAAAGAAAAAATTAATATCTCGGGCAAGGCATGTTATGATAGTCCCGATACCGTAATAAGCCTTTTAAGCTGGAATATTGGCTATTGCGGGCTTGGCAAGGATATGGATTTCTTTTATGATGGCGGGAAAAAAGTCAGACCTTCAAGAGAAGATTTTCAAAAATACCTGAACGGCGTGATAAATAAGATTTCGGGCTTCGACACAATAGACATCATCATGTTGCAGGAAGTTGATACAAGCGCTAAAAGGAGCTATTATACCAATGAAGCCGACCTGATAAAAAAATTCAAACCTTTGTATGCATTTATGTTTGCCAAAAACTATGATGTGAAATTTGTTCCATTGCCTGTTTTCAATCCTATGGGAAATGTGCTTTCAGGAATGATTACGCTTTCAAAAATAAATCCCGTTGAAGCCTACCGATATTCATATCATTCAGGTTATGCATGGCCAAAAAATGTGATGATGCTCGACCGCTGTTTGATTTATACCCGTTATAATTTTTCAAACGGGAAAAAAATTATTGTGCTGAACACTCATAATTCAGCTTTTGATGATGCAGTTGAATTGCGCGAAGTAGAAGCTTATATCATCAAATCGATTATGCTTGATGAATACGCAAGAGGGAATTATGTGATTGCTGGTGGCGACTGGAATAGAAATCCTCCCGGTTTCAACCAGGCAAAAATTTCGGATGGTAATGCAAATTGTACGGCATGCCCTGCAATTGATACTGGGTTTTTACCTAAAGGATGGAAATGGATTTATGATAAATCAAAACCTTCTAACAGGAACGTAAACGAAGCATATAAAAAAGGAAAAACAAAAACAACCGTCATAGATTATTTTGTAGTATCTCCAAATGTTGAAGTACTCGAAAATAAAACCATTTCCGATGATTTTGAATTCTCCGACCATCAACCGGTATTTATGAGAATAAAATTGAAAACCGATACCATCAAACCAGACACGTCAGCTTTAATCAAAAAAGAAAAAATTGTTAAAAAGAAAAAAATAAAGACCGCATCTAAGTAATTGCTGTTACGTAATTTTGTTTAAAAAATAAGAAAGGATAAACTAAAATTAATTTTTATCCGTTTATAAACTTGTGCTGAGAAACTTTTTTCTATTAATATTTATTTTTATACAATCGGCTGTTTCCTGTCAAACGCTGAATGGTGTACTTACTGATGAAAGCGGGGTTCCGGTTCCGGGTGCTAACATTTATATTAAAAATGGCGAGGCAGGCGTTATTACTGATAAAAATGGTTCGTATCAGATTTCTGTAAAAACAGGAAAACAAACTGTTGTTTTCAAAATGATGGGATATAACACCATCGAAAAAGAATTATTCATAAATGGAAAAGCACAATTCAAATTTGATACTGTTTTTAGTATTAATGCAAAACTGTTGAATGAAGCAATTGTTACATCCAATACACGCGATCTTGGAAAATCAATAATTCAGAATGTAAAAGATAAAAGAAAAGATTATCTTGATTCGGTTCGGAATTATCAGTGTATAACGTATCGCCGTATTTCGCTCGAAAATATTGAGCCCAAGCTTGTAATGGATTCTGTCGAAAAGAAACAAAGAGATAGCGTTGAGGCCGGTTTAAATAATACTGAAATAAAAAAAACAAAACGTGAAATAAAAAGAGAATTAAAAAAAGAAGCCAAACTGCATAGCAAAGATACCACCAGAAATAAAAAAGAAGAAATCAAGATGGTACAATATGTTTCGGATCTTGATGAAGTTATTTCAAAAATTTATTTTGAACGACCTGCAAAATATAAAGAATCGGTAA
Protein-coding sequences here:
- a CDS encoding porin family protein; the encoded protein is MKKIFLPLIIFMYMCINMNAQSFNGGLIGGFSTSQVDGDTYAGYHRIGLNVGAFVNHGLTKNLLWQMELKFIQKGSYKNQNPDIGDYFIYNLRLNYFEVPFLIRYVHKNKFSVEAGIAFGYLAKSKEGNQDGEFPYDPNIPNFHKFELSSQLGAYYYFTDNFWINTRYSYSILPIRPHASGAVYLMNRGEYNNVIQFALYYCFGNKND
- a CDS encoding glycosyltransferase family 9 protein, with translation MSYKRILISRTDGIGDVVLALPVAGVLKHLFPQSTIIFMGRNYTKPIADSCSYIDEFIAWDDIEKHESEKERIKELKKVKAEVIVHIFPRKEIATLAKKTGIPLRVGTSNRYYHWLTCNSIIKLSRKSSPHHEAQLNLKLLFSLGAKKRYEKHEIPKFYGLTKIEKLKPEFYTLLDNKKFNLIIHPKSKGSAREWGMKNYSELIKILPEDKFKIFISGTEEEQEHVKLHLIDPYSKVTALPGNMPLSQFISFIAAADGVLAASTGPLHIAAALGKVAVGLYAPMRPIHPGRWAPLGLHAYFLVKDKKCNKCRKKKHCECIESISPETVKQKLIHISEI
- a CDS encoding UbiX family flavin prenyltransferase, with protein sequence MTDKKIIIAVTGASGVIYTKLLFKKLLEIKFPIKNIAVIFSDNAREVWKYELPKDKIENLPFKIFRPDDFYASPASGSAGFDAMIICPCTMGTLGKIASGMATDLITRAADVMLKERKTLILVTREMPLNLIHINNMKTITEAGGIICPASPSFYSLPKNAEESYTTVINKILSLTGIHKENFIWGETN
- a CDS encoding LysE family transporter: MIRILFEGIIWGFIISISFGPAFFTIIQTGIDRGFKPAIYMALGILTCDLFLILLCFLGLSSIYESKENKLYIGFIGGIILIIYGTYTFFKKPDILRRRSPNYKTPDKNQKHIKYVVKGFFLNIANPFILFIWLTAMLSVKAQSEPGKLLDNSIVFFSGTLTTIFGFDVLKSFIGNKIKKYLRPRIQLRINHLVGILLVVFGIILMIRVIEIF
- a CDS encoding GH3 auxin-responsive promoter family protein, whose product is MPLLGSIIKSAIELRSKIPLDSLKPKPHIAQKHTLKKLLRKASITAFGEHYNFSELLKEKNLVSAFQQKVPVSDYNLIFRKWWYRSLNGEPFVCWPGRIKYFALSSGTSEASSKYIPVTSDMLKAIQKTSVRQIFSLARYEFSNDFFEKGILMLGGSTHLQYNGTYYEGDLSGITAGNIPFWFQHFYKPGKRISKERNWPTKLEEIIKNAPNWDIGVICGVPAWIQILLERIIQTYNLNNIHDIWPNFSIYVHGGVSLSPYVKGFEKLLGKPITYIETYLASEGFIAYQSRPNTSSMELVLDNGLFFEFVTFNEENFDDDNNIKSTAKAITIEDVEEGKEYALLLSSCAGAWRYLVGDTIKFTSKERSEIVITGRTKHFLSLCGEHLSQENMNRAIQMLEDEFNIEVREFTVAGIKYESMFAHKWYIGTDNQIDANLVKTKIDEYLKILNDDYRVERIAAIKEIFAEIVPTEVFYSWMKQKGKEGAQNKFPRVLKNEKLTDWENFLTEYKKSQT
- the mrdA gene encoding penicillin-binding protein 2; its protein translation is MKTTYSDRKYVINGSFIMVGIIFVLRIFYLQIIDDSYKLSANSNALRPITEFPARGLVYDRNGKILVYNEATYDLMVTPQRMEDVDTAELCKLLNITHERYESQLKKARSYSMYAPSIFEREISKETYGFIQEKLYKFKGFYVQPRTVRKYPLSVAAHTLGYIGEVSPAMIEKDSYYKSGDYIGISGIEKSYEKELRGKKGAKIIMVDAFNREKGSFQNGRFDTVSKAGQDLYCSIDADLQAYGEELMANKRGSIVAIEPSSGEILALVSSPTYDPNLLAGRDRSQNYIKLLLDIKQKPLFNRALMAQYPPGSTFKILNALIGQQLGVITSGTRFPCSLGFHMGKINIKCHNHPSPCDLSASIQHSCNSYFSYTFKAILEKSGYKKTRDAFNKWRNMALSFGFGKRFDDDLWSELPGNLPTAEYYDKLHGYNKWRALSIISIGIGQGEVLATPLQMANFSAILANRGYYYIPHIVKGIGDKKTLDKKYTTKQKVDVDEKYFDIILEGMNQVVEAGTGTGAKIKGIKMAGKTGTAQNPHGEDHSIFILIAPIDNPKIVISVVVENGGWGATWAVPIASLMVEKYLNGKVERVDLEKRMKEGKVYY
- a CDS encoding metallophosphoesterase, with amino-acid sequence MGRNKLMIRIYKKIFLSVLFFNAAMLHSQNIAVVGDFENTPVRVDSVAMLVKSWNPDLIVLTGDIFDATAGSTIDTMVGKYYSDYIFPYNGVFGSTATVNKFYSCIGNHVLNGNGLTQFLDYFTYPGNERYYKVEIGNVSFYIINSNPSEIDGVADTSVQGLWLKNELSMADSNWNIVVFHHPPYTSGAHPSLTYMRWPFGAWGADVVINGHNHQYERLSAEGITYFVNGTGGAALYSTYTQIPESQFIYTECWGAQLVQPYADSIVFSFYNIRDSLIDRYVIHKNPLSIENHIKVFSDILQNHIEIGFSGINPGNIYNVEVYDIQGRLIKSKQNIKPENNKLSVSISDLISGIYFIKVFDKATHNSAKFIVSR